A window of the Deltaproteobacteria bacterium genome harbors these coding sequences:
- the rpoD gene encoding RNA polymerase sigma factor RpoD, translating to MKAEATTTNPEKKELKEVKELITLGKEKGFLTYEEVNEALPDDVVSAEQLDDVLNMFDEMDIEVVDGEDDAKAIKNKVGTPEGYSIEEKPVLPEPIDSKSFDTDLEVASKSTDPVRLYLRKMGSVPLLTREGEVEIAKKIEQGEDEVLRILIQTPIGLNDFLEMGEKLSKSKIRVAELVKDFDDIEDGQGLDESEYRLKVLKLMSRVRTAAALYRKKTGRASNERLREENRKKAENEAAEAREIILNSLKDMRLNKKTIDNLIGSLISFEETLDEQEKIQANLRRRLNTDLEGIKELTGRYRRSPYLRRKVADELKMEPEELDPLFESYQQAEKKIREALKNFGDDAKTLRQTIKDIYRAQAFAERAKSELVEANLRLVVSIAKKYTNRGLQFLDLIQEGNIGLMKAVDKFEYKRGYKFSTYATWWIRQAITRAIADQARTIRIPVHMIETINKLIRTSRYLVQDLGREPTPEEIAEKMELPLEKVRKVLRIAKEPISLETPIGEEEDSHLGDFIEDKSIPTPSDAVTGFNLAEQTQRVLATLTPREEKVLRMRFGIGEKSDHTLEEVGRNFSVTRERIRQIEAKALRKLRHPSRAKRLRSFVD from the coding sequence ATGAAGGCTGAAGCAACAACCACCAACCCAGAAAAAAAAGAACTCAAAGAAGTCAAGGAACTCATTACCTTAGGCAAGGAAAAAGGGTTCTTAACTTATGAAGAGGTTAATGAGGCGTTGCCAGATGATGTCGTTTCGGCCGAACAACTCGACGATGTCCTCAACATGTTCGATGAGATGGATATTGAAGTTGTCGACGGTGAAGATGACGCCAAGGCAATAAAAAACAAGGTCGGGACGCCAGAAGGGTATTCGATCGAGGAGAAACCTGTCCTTCCTGAACCGATTGATTCAAAATCTTTTGATACCGATCTTGAAGTCGCCAGCAAATCAACAGACCCGGTCCGTCTCTATCTCCGCAAAATGGGTTCGGTCCCTCTCCTCACAAGAGAAGGAGAGGTGGAAATCGCCAAGAAGATTGAACAAGGTGAAGACGAAGTCCTTCGTATTCTGATTCAGACACCGATCGGATTGAACGATTTCCTGGAGATGGGTGAGAAACTTTCGAAAAGTAAGATCCGCGTTGCGGAGCTGGTCAAGGATTTTGATGATATTGAAGATGGCCAAGGGCTTGATGAATCAGAGTATCGACTCAAGGTTCTAAAATTAATGAGCCGGGTTCGTACGGCGGCAGCGCTCTACCGAAAAAAGACGGGGCGCGCAAGCAATGAACGACTTCGGGAAGAGAATCGTAAAAAGGCAGAGAATGAAGCTGCGGAGGCCCGGGAGATCATCCTGAACTCCCTCAAAGACATGCGCCTCAACAAAAAGACGATCGACAATCTTATTGGCAGTCTGATCAGTTTTGAAGAGACGCTCGATGAGCAGGAAAAGATCCAGGCCAACCTTAGGCGTCGTCTGAACACCGATTTGGAAGGGATTAAAGAGCTGACGGGACGGTATCGTCGGAGTCCCTATCTTCGTCGGAAGGTCGCCGATGAGCTCAAGATGGAACCTGAAGAGCTTGATCCTCTCTTTGAATCTTATCAGCAGGCCGAAAAGAAAATTCGCGAGGCGTTGAAAAACTTCGGCGATGATGCGAAAACTTTAAGGCAAACCATTAAAGATATCTATAGGGCTCAGGCCTTTGCGGAAAGGGCGAAGTCAGAACTTGTAGAAGCCAATCTCCGTCTTGTCGTCAGCATTGCGAAGAAATATACAAACAGAGGTCTTCAATTTCTGGATCTGATTCAGGAGGGGAATATCGGCCTCATGAAGGCGGTCGATAAATTTGAATATAAGCGGGGGTACAAATTTAGCACCTATGCCACCTGGTGGATTCGCCAGGCAATCACGCGAGCGATCGCGGATCAGGCAAGAACGATTCGGATCCCTGTACACATGATCGAAACCATCAATAAGCTCATCCGAACTTCGAGATATCTGGTCCAGGATCTTGGTCGGGAACCAACCCCGGAAGAGATCGCTGAAAAAATGGAGCTCCCTCTGGAAAAGGTGCGCAAGGTCCTGAGGATTGCCAAAGAACCTATTTCTCTGGAAACACCGATTGGCGAAGAAGAAGACAGTCATCTGGGTGATTTCATCGAAGATAAATCGATTCCAACCCCTTCTGATGCCGTCACCGGATTTAATCTGGCGGAACAAACCCAGCGGGTCCTTGCCACGCTGACACCACGAGAAGAAAAGGTTTTGCGAATGCGGTTTGGTATTGGAGAAAAATCGGATCATACTTTAGAAGAGGTGGGGCGCAATTTTTCAGTCACCCGTGAACGGATCCGACAGATCGAGGCAAAGGCGCTGCGCAAGTTGCGCCATCCGAGTCGCGCGAAGAGGCTTAGAAGTTTTGTTGATTGA
- a CDS encoding ribonuclease HI family protein — MKVVRLYTDGAARGNPGPAGAGAYLCDENGDTVAELCEYLGETTNNIAEYRALLLGLKKAIELGFDEIEVLADSELMVRQLLGRYRVKNEGLKPLFQEAVRLLKQFKKYSIKHVFREANLDADRLANQAVDENY; from the coding sequence ATGAAAGTCGTGAGGCTCTATACCGATGGAGCGGCTCGAGGAAATCCTGGCCCTGCAGGTGCCGGTGCCTACCTTTGCGATGAAAATGGGGATACCGTCGCTGAGCTTTGCGAATACCTTGGAGAAACAACAAACAATATCGCTGAATACCGAGCCCTCCTGCTCGGTTTGAAAAAGGCGATTGAATTAGGATTCGATGAGATTGAGGTCTTGGCCGACTCAGAGCTGATGGTACGCCAACTCCTCGGAAGATATCGGGTCAAGAACGAGGGACTCAAACCTCTTTTTCAAGAAGCGGTCCGCCTCTTGAAACAATTTAAGAAATACTCTATAAAGCATGTGTTCCGGGAAGCGAATCTTGATGCGGATCGACTGGCGAA